The Nicotiana tabacum cultivar K326 chromosome 14, ASM71507v2, whole genome shotgun sequence genome contains a region encoding:
- the LOC142169109 gene encoding dirigent protein 11-like — MALPNSSFLPLLALLLLYWGFNLPKRQPKETKLVFYVHDYLSGHDTSAITVAGKDGPKTSVLHFGTMVAVDDRVTEGPDPKSKEIGRAQGMYINSQLDGKGLHLMFSIIFTDGEFKGSTLEIQGADLFAMMEREFSIVSGTGYFRFVKGYGIMTTQFIDIPNLRAILKLDVTVNHY, encoded by the coding sequence atggccCTTCCAAATTCTTCTTTCTTGCCACTTCTAGCACTGCTACTTCTCTACTGGGGTTTCAACTTGCCCAAGCGTCAGCCAAAGGAAACAAAACTAGTGTTTTATGTCCATGACTATTTAAGTGGGCATGACACATCTGCAATCACTGTAGCAGGAAAAGATGGGCCGAAAACTAGTGTTCTTCATTTTGGGACAATGGTTGCAGTGGATGATCGAGTAACTGAAGGTCCAGATCCAAAGTCCAAAGAGATTGGTAGAGCCCAAGGCATGTACATAAATTCACAGTTAGATGGCAAGGGACTGCACTTgatgttttctattattttcacTGATGGGGAATTCAAAGGGAGTACTTTGGAGATTCAAGGTGCTGATCTTTTTGCAATGATGGAGAGGGAATTCTCAATTGTCTCAGGGACTGGTTATTTTAGATTTGTTAAAGGCTATGGCATAATGACAACTCAGTTTATTGATATTCCTAATCTCAGAGCCATTCTTAAGCTTGATGTTACTGTCAACCACTATTGA